The Etheostoma spectabile isolate EspeVRDwgs_2016 chromosome 4, UIUC_Espe_1.0, whole genome shotgun sequence sequence ATTAGAATGGACAGAGAATGCATGATTGGTCAATAGGCTCATGGTGGCTGGTTGATGGATTGCATAATTTCTCAAGCTggaaccaaacacacacataggaaCATGCACACTGCACTCTGTCACTCAGGACATTAACAAAAGGGTTTCAGTGCacgaacaaaacaaaataattgtgtGTTATCTCAATGTTTTTCGGTTAATGTTATTGACATGTGCTGCAACTTTCTCACCCTTCTCTTCAACCCCTACTGAAATAATGACGGTCAGGTAATGAACAGTAAATGGCTCACActtttcaaattcaaaacaGGTCAACTTTGAGTATGATGtaaaaatattgtattgttatgattataaatgttttaatcaTATGATGGTCattaaaaaaaggcataaaaagaaaacactttttaaaaagtcacaatCTGAGAAAATTACCTCACAACGCTGATCCATTTTAGCCAAATACTCCTCTGGAATGATCAGTTTAACCCCCAGTGATTTGTAaatttttttactgtttgtgttCTAATGATCAAAGTGAGTCAGAAAAGAGTCCTATTTCCCAACCTTCAAGGACTCAAGGTGCAGAGTTTAAAAGGCACTGATGCTTTTTTATGCACATGGTTTGGGAGCACATTGTTTTGATAAGGTtcggtgtgttgtgtgtgtgtgtgtgtgtgtgtgtgtgtgttgtgggtgtgtgtgtgtgtgtgtgtgtgtgtgtgtgtgtgtgttgtgtgtgtgtgtggtggtgtgtgtgtgtgtgtgtgtgtgtgtgtgtgtgtgtgtgttgtgtgtgtgtgtggtgtgtgtgtgtgtgtggtgtgtgtgggtgtgtgtgtgtggtgtgtgtgtgtgttttggtgtgtgtgtgtgtgtgtgtgtgtggggtgttgtgtgtgttgtgtgtgtgtgtgtgtgtgtgtgctttgaaaATGGCCCAATGCATTGCTAGTGTGCTTTGCTGGAGGATGGGATTCAGCAGGTGGGAGACGAGAAATGAAATCCCACAGGAAAACAAAGATAGATGGAAGATAGTTGAGTCTATAAAGTAATATTTGGCAGAACGGACAGCTGCTCTGTATACAGACAGATTGCTGAGCTTTACAAGCAGCTGGACAGAGAGAGTTAAAAAACGCAAGTTGAGATAAAAACTGTCAGATATGGTAATATCTTCTCCTGACTCTCTTCAAACCTCCTTTGAGTTTATCCTAAGTTGTATGTTGGGCCTGCCTAACCCTAACTGAACTCATGAGGGAGTGTTTTGTGTGACAAAGAGTGAGCAAAGAAAACTGAGTATGCAAATGAGGGGGACTATTAATGTTTAGCTCTGCCACACATCTCAGTGTGTTTCTGTTAGTTTAAGTGAGGTTAGCCAGGGAGCAGGCATGAAAAGAAGAGGGAAAAATATGCTGTGTGAGTAAGAATGAGTGCCTGAGATTATTTATCCACCCCTTTCATCTGTTTTAGTCAGCACTAACTCTTCAGACATAAAGGTTGAATTAGAAAAATCAACAACCAACTCTACCAAAGGAATGTTTCATGTCTGCTCGACAATGACTAATTCGGACCTGTCTAATAGCTGACCGTTGTGTGGGAGAGAAAGGATGAATTACATCCTATTAGACCAGATAACTGCAGTCAGTTGTATTGGGCAACAACACACAGTTTTCAGGGATATCTTGCTTGTGTCTactttgtttgatttgtttttgagaaCACTGCAGTGATTTCCAGTAAAGAAGATCAAACTGAGTCACCTGCTGCCATCctacacagaaataaaaaagcaaatggGAATGACCAGACAAAATAACTGAAACAGTTTATGATGCAAGACCGTCCAATAAAACAACCCCACAAACCACAGGCTAGGTAGTCTAActtttgaaagaagaaataacTCTTTCtttcacaaatgaaaacatttaatttatatgcaataaaatgcacagCTGCTATAACACCCTTCAACACACTCAACTGCTCAATTCAACACACTGCCACAGCATTACATGGTCTGCTATGACCAGTAGCTTATGGTTACAAAAAGTTAGATAATGTTAGCAAACTTAAGTAGTAGCTAGATATCGCTctataagccagtttgtgactTTAACTCTTCTATGCTTTTGCTACATCTGGACTATGTTATTGCAGTTACTATTATCCTGTACGTAACTTTCAACTCTTGTCGAATAAAAGTGTCATAGGCCGTGGTTACACTTTTGTCACCCAATCATGACAGTTAAACCTGTTTTGAGATCGGATCTAGCTTGCATTTGGATTCAATCAACCAGACCACATGGCAAGGTGGCCTGGATGTGGATTTGATGCATCCAGTCACAAGTCACATTGAAAAGACAATTGTGTAACCACTGCAATAGTCTTGCTTTAGCAGTTGAAACAACGCCTCATGATAGAATTGCTAACATGAATGCTTCACAAAGGTGTGATTTGGTGTGAATCTTTTGCAGtgaattatattttgtattgaaCTGAATTAAAAACAAGATCTTTTCCCTTGTTGCCATAGCTACAAGCGGGTGGTGACTCCTCGGCGAGCTGGCACGGCCGTGTTATTGTGTTGGCTGGTGTCCATCATCGTGGGCCTCACGCCCATGTTGGGCTGGAATAACCTTCAGTTTCTCCGTGACAATGGTTCCCTGGTCACTGATGACCTCTTGGTTACCTGTGCGTTTGAGACAGTCATCAGCATGGACTACATGGTCTACTTCAACTTCTTTGGCTGGGTGCTACCCCCTCTGCTCCTCATGCTTGCCATCTATGTTGAAATTTTCTACATGATCCACAAGCAGCTCAACAAGAAGGTGAGGTCTTTGCCATCTTGTGGTTGCTTTGTTTGATATGCAGCAAATAAAAGACAATTATTTAGCTATTGCTGTATGTGCTACAGACTTCCTTTGAGCTGATTATACTAAAGCTAAATGTGTACGCTGACGAGATTCTCCTTTATCTCTCTGTAGGTGACAGCTAGCCACACAGACCCCAGCCGTTACTTTGGCAAAGAGCTCAAGCTAGCCAAGTCGCTTGCCCttgttcttttcctttttgcagTCAGCTGGCTCCCTCTTCACATCCTGAACTGCATCACCCTCTTTTGCCCTGCCTGTGAAAAGCCGATGTTCCTCGTTTACATTGCCATCATCCTTACCCACGGCAACTCGGCCGTCAACCCCATTGTGTATGCTTTCCGTATTAAGAAATTCCGCACAGCGTTCCGTAAAATCTGGAAACAGTACATGCTTTGTCAGGATCCAGTCGGTCGCCTTCCTCAAAGAGGGAGCCAGAGAGGACAAAGTCATGAGAGAAGGCTAAGGcagaatgatgatgatgatgatgatgtgtgacTTTTGGCAACTAATTGGATTGCTGTGTAACTGTTAAGTTTCACTCCACTGGTTCAAGGAATGGACAAGACTCTGGCTGTATTTTCATGCTTGAGGGATTACTGGTCAGAACGGCGTTAATGGCATTGAAGCATGTCAGAGGGATGAAAGAGATCAGGGAACTCGATCCTAGACCGTCCAGCACACTCTAAGGACAGCAAGATGACCAATCAGCATGGAGACATTATAAATCagactttgatttaaataagaCTGATTGTTTATTTCTCCAATGGCTGACAAAATGAAGAGGATGTCACACGAGATAAGAGGCTTTTAACACCAACTTGTTCAACTTGAATAACTAAGTGTGTATCTGTAGCATATGCGGAACAAGAGTAGTGTATGCTGTATTGaatttttgacttttaaaaCTCATGGCCTTAAGGATAGGGCATGTAATGGTAGGAACTAAGTGCATTGTGTTAATAGTGTGGTGGTTTGTGCAATGAGCTGGGTACTCTGAGATGGACACAGGATGGACTGTATGCTGGCTTCATGGATCAAAAAATATCCATTTGATCCATTTGGAATTACAACACAGGATCTTCAGTGCGATGTGGTCTGACTGTGCTAATGTCAGTTGCACAGTAACCCATTAAGCTGATGACCTTTACAGATGTGTGGTGCTATCCAGTGCATATGAAGgttatgttttttaatattgttattgAGACCGATTGACTGACAGATACTTGCTAGTAGCTATAGCAGCTGAAAACAGCAGCcatgctaaaagaaaaaaatacttaatgcTCCTCTTGAAATATTTGTGGACATGGAAAATGGTCAAAAACTGTCGAGCTACCTATTTGTAACTACTGTGTGTATATAACTGTAGCTACAGCACTAGGAATCTAAGGAATGTTGGAGCTCCTCCGTCCAATAAGCTTCATGAGATCTGGGTAATAATCATTTTAACCCTGTAATGTACctctactgtacatgtacattttacTACCAACAGGTGTTTTCACCATTTTACATGTCCCCCCGATTCTTTGTGCCGAAGTAGGTATTCGAATGTAGCATCATCACATCCTGTCATTTCCGTTACGGGGTAACAAAGTGTTGCCCTTTAAAAATGAGTTTACATGTTGAGATGGTACTGCTGACaattgtatgtactgtatgtaactaGAAGATACTATACAAAATTCACCTCACTAAGCCCACACCTGCTTATCTCTGACACGTCCTCTTACAGCTGTTGATTGAGTAGGCAAATTGGAAATACCATCCTTCAAGCATctcattagatttttttttttttctatgacaAATGGAGACCAGAAGGTAAGCAACAAATATACCAGCATATGGTGAATCCAGATTTAAATACCTAATGATGTGCGTCAATTAGCAAGTGGAAGCATCAAAACCCACTGTGCTTTATGACAGAAATAGCGTCTCACTATCTCCCCATACTTCTTTGTGTCAAGGCTAAAGCCATCAGTGGTGAGGGGCAATTTGTTTGAGCGCACATTGATCTTCTGTCACTTGGCAAAGAGAGCTGCTCATGTGTAAATAATTGAGGTGCTTATGAGAAGTCCAGGGGTGAGGTAGGACAGGGTGGAAGGATTATTCCGTTTACAAGGGAACCAGAAGGCGAGAGTGCAGCTGAGGAAGTCATCAAGACTCTGTGAAGGTCAACAGCGAGGCGACCATGTTGCTTTCCCATCAAATAAACAGGCCTGTTAATGTGACACTGCTGATCTCTCTTAGCTTCTGTGGCATTGTGTGTTACAACATGTacagtaatacacacacacactagtgtaCTCACTATTTCCATTGCTGCTCTTGTAGTAATGTTTCCGTGTGATTCTTTTCTCGCTTTGTGATCCTGTGAAATTCTTTTAAAGCCACTATGTGCAGAAtttgatatatactgtatagccTACAAGTCATGTACAAAATATAGCATATTtccaattatttttctttgtagaAAAATGAGAAAGTTGGTGCAAAGTTTGTTTATTGCTTTCTGCCCACTCATTTTGTCCTCGGGTTAGACCAATTTATACGTGGGTGATTGGGCTGAACATGTCTAACAGTGTTTCACTGAACTTTGACTGAACCAGTGTGATAaattaaacatgaaaatataaTCTATAGTTTAGATAATGTACATGTAGACATTGTTCAAAAATCAAGTGCTGTAGGTTCAGAGCAGTACGTTCTAATGTGGTGAATATATAAATAAGTATATGAATTGAGTCACAAACCGAAAAGAAGATTGTTAATCTTGGCTGAATGTAAACATTTCAATGCAGTATATGTTGACTGATGTACTGTTGGAAAATACACTCAAAAACTAGTGAAAGATAATAAAGTTACTTTTAGGGCTGCTGACTAAGAATTTGATTACAGGTGTTATTGAGTAATTTTAAAATTCAACCAAAGTTCTTTGTAGGTTGTAACAACAGATCATATCAAATATCGCTTTCTCTTTTGCTTACTCGTTCTGTCAAACATTCTCTCATAAAGACAAGTCAAGTTTATGTATAGCCTGAAATCCCATGATCTTAAAATTGTAGGAATTCttacaatacaaaaacataagTCAGTGTCTATTATGAAATGCGTTTACACATGATCTTATAAATTGACAGTAattagatgtttgttttttaactttcttttttatatatataaaacttgTATCCAGagaaataattaaatgttttttcacagCTGTGATGTTGACTTGTCAACCACAGGTGTCTCCGATAACACTTCTTGTGTCACTGCAACAGAAGGCGCCATCGTTAATGTTACAGGATCCACCTGTGATTTTCCTGCTTTTACAAGTCAAAAATGTCTGCTGAATCTTATTCATTTGGGAACAATAAACACACAGGGGATGCTGATGCTAGCAAGGTTCAGGTATGTTTGTTTATGGCAATGAACTTAAGCTTCATTTATAAAGAAACTCTTTTTGACAGTTGTTGTCATATACTATAAATGAGGTGTTTATACTTATTGTAAATGAAGCCCCCTAATTTTAAATGGAAACAGACTTCATATCTGTTGGAACTATCCACCCTATAGAGATTGCATGTCTTTCTAGGGGCAAATACGATTTTCCCCTGTACCCTGTAAAGCCTACCTGGTGGCATGCCTGGTACAGAACTCCCCCGCCATGTCTCACAGAGATAGTGTGAAGTTGGTGCAGACTGCCAAGTAGGACAGGGAGAGGTGTTGCTGTGCAAACAGCTCGACTTTGAGAGTGGTTGTGACTACCTGCTACGGGCCAAGAATGCAATGGCTGTGTAAAACTTCAAATACATGACAAGTCTTTAAACATACCTTTTTATTGGTGCATATTATACAAAGCTTCTAAATAATAATGGTTGACTtatatatttacacatcatgttttaatgttaaaatgtggcacagtgaatcctcaAGCTTAACTGTATCTGCGGATGGCTACCTTACCAGGaagcctatcatcaatgttgtgtaaagtaaaaaaaaaagatttatttacaaatatgttggattcacgttaatgtatattttcagacataatttaattttaaatttttttaaactattgaaCAATAATTTGTTGGCCCCCCTGCAGCAACACTGAGGACCCATGAGGGTCCCGGACCCCCCTGTTCATCAGTACACTATGGGTGGCATCTTTCACACTGGCAACTGGTGATTGAAAGTGGTCAGTGCTGTACTCTGCTGGTTACTGCACAGTAGTGAAACTACGAATGAGGCAACACAGGGCTATCTTAATGTCTGTGTACTAGCAAGTCTACATAAAAACAATGTCAACACTTCCTTATCGAATCTTATTTGTGTAACTAATTGATGAAGACGTGCTTTGTCAGTCTTAGAAAGTACTTCGTCTTAGAAAGTACTTAG is a genomic window containing:
- the LOC116688120 gene encoding adenosine receptor A1, which produces MPSGLSSSKALYIGMEVVIAVSSVIGNVMVVWAVRINRSLRDTTFCFIVSLALADIAVGALVIPLAITISIGLQTHFYSCLLVACTVLVLTQSSILALLAIAIDRYLRVKIPMSYKRVVTPRRAGTAVLLCWLVSIIVGLTPMLGWNNLQFLRDNGSLVTDDLLVTCAFETVISMDYMVYFNFFGWVLPPLLLMLAIYVEIFYMIHKQLNKKVTASHTDPSRYFGKELKLAKSLALVLFLFAVSWLPLHILNCITLFCPACEKPMFLVYIAIILTHGNSAVNPIVYAFRIKKFRTAFRKIWKQYMLCQDPVGRLPQRGSQRGQSHERRLRQNDDDDDDV